The Chaetodon trifascialis isolate fChaTrf1 chromosome 16, fChaTrf1.hap1, whole genome shotgun sequence genome includes a region encoding these proteins:
- the emc6 gene encoding ER membrane protein complex subunit 6 codes for MAAVVAKREGPQFISEVAVRGNAAVLDYCRTSVSALSGATAGILGLTGLYGFIFYFLSAFLLSLLLILKAGRRWNKFFKSRRLLFTGGLVGGLFTYVLFWTFLYGMVHVY; via the coding sequence ATGGCAGCAGTTGTAGCCAAGCGTGAGGGACCACAGTTCATCAGTGAAGTAGCTGTGAGGGGCAACGCCGCTGTGCTGGACTACTGCCGCACCTCTGTATCCGCTCTGTCTGGAGCCACAGCTGGCATCCTGGGCCTGACGGGACTCTAtggctttattttttatttcctctctgcttttcttctgtccCTGTTGCTCATTCTCAAGGCTGGACGGCGGTGGAACAAATTCTTCAAGTCACGGCGGCTGCTCTTCACCGGGGGCCTTGTTGGAGGTCTTTTCACTTACGTCCTGTTCTGGACTTTCCTCTATGGGATGGTGCATGTGTACTAA